One segment of Radiobacillus kanasensis DNA contains the following:
- the fliY gene encoding flagellar motor switch phosphatase FliY, whose product MTNDGMLSQDEIDALLNGSGDESEEKKPSSENPPIDDYLSTMEQDALGEVGNISFGTSATTLSTLLNQKVEITTPETSMITKDNLINEFPQPHVGVEVTYTEGFKGVNVFVIKSSDAAIIADLMLGGDGTAPSEELSDIHLSAVQEAMNQMMGTAATSMSTVFTKKVDISPPSIAILDGEESEGAKNLHQEEIFVKVSFQLKIGTLIDSSIMQLLPVSFAKELVDQLMNPPQESTEAKEAVPESPKEQVQAYQNSPSPAAAQASYQTQQEPKHIGGHSMENTNVQAAEFSSFDQVELPAKEQRNLDMLLDIGLNVKVELGRTKRSVKDILELSTGSIIELDKLAGEPVDILVNDKLIAKGEVVVIEENFGVRVTDIVSQSDRLQNLK is encoded by the coding sequence ATGACGAATGATGGAATGCTGTCTCAAGATGAAATTGATGCCCTTTTAAATGGTTCAGGAGATGAATCAGAAGAAAAGAAACCTTCTTCGGAAAACCCTCCTATTGATGATTATCTTTCGACGATGGAACAGGATGCATTAGGAGAAGTTGGTAATATTTCGTTTGGGACATCAGCAACGACATTATCGACACTCCTTAACCAAAAAGTAGAAATTACAACACCAGAAACCTCCATGATTACGAAAGACAACCTAATTAATGAATTTCCGCAACCACATGTTGGCGTGGAAGTTACGTACACGGAAGGATTCAAAGGGGTTAACGTATTTGTCATTAAGTCGAGTGATGCAGCGATCATTGCGGATTTAATGCTCGGAGGGGATGGAACAGCTCCATCTGAAGAATTAAGTGATATCCACTTAAGTGCTGTTCAAGAAGCAATGAATCAAATGATGGGAACAGCTGCGACAAGTATGTCGACCGTATTTACGAAGAAAGTAGATATCTCTCCACCATCCATTGCGATTTTAGATGGAGAAGAAAGCGAAGGAGCAAAGAACCTTCATCAGGAAGAGATTTTTGTCAAGGTTTCCTTCCAATTAAAGATTGGTACATTAATTGATTCCAGCATCATGCAGTTGCTACCTGTTTCCTTTGCGAAAGAATTAGTTGATCAACTGATGAATCCACCTCAAGAATCAACAGAAGCAAAAGAGGCTGTACCTGAGTCTCCAAAAGAACAGGTTCAGGCTTATCAAAACTCTCCGTCTCCTGCTGCAGCACAAGCAAGTTATCAGACTCAGCAAGAGCCGAAGCATATTGGTGGTCATAGTATGGAAAATACAAATGTACAAGCAGCAGAGTTCTCTTCCTTTGATCAAGTAGAACTACCTGCTAAAGAACAAAGAAACCTTGATATGTTGTTAGATATTGGGCTTAACGTAAAAGTTGAGCTTGGTAGAACGAAGCGTTCCGTAAAAGATATTTTAGAATTATCAACAGGCTCTATTATCGAATTAGATAAATTAGCTGGTGAACCCGTCGATATCCTTGTCAATGATAAACTCATTGCTAAAGGAGAAGTTGTGGTTATAGAAGAGAACTTCGGGGTTCGCGTAACAGACATTGTCAGCCAATCCGATAGACTACAGAATCTTAAATAA
- a CDS encoding response regulator: MGKKILIVDDAAFMRMMIKDILSKNGFEVVGEAENGAQAVEKFKELSPDLVTMDITMPEMDGITALKEIKQLSGEAKVIMCSAMGQQAMVIDAIQAGAKDFIVKPFQADRVLEAISKALD, encoded by the coding sequence TTGGGTAAAAAAATATTAATCGTAGACGACGCTGCATTTATGAGAATGATGATTAAGGATATTTTAAGTAAAAATGGCTTTGAAGTAGTAGGAGAAGCAGAAAACGGAGCACAAGCAGTAGAAAAATTCAAAGAACTATCTCCAGATTTAGTGACTATGGACATTACCATGCCCGAGATGGATGGTATTACAGCGTTAAAAGAAATTAAACAGCTTAGTGGAGAAGCAAAAGTTATCATGTGCTCTGCTATGGGACAGCAAGCGATGGTTATTGATGCTATTCAAGCCGGTGCTAAAGACTTTATCGTTAAGCCATTCCAGGCTGATCGTGTACTTGAAGCTATTTCTAAAGCATTGGACTAA
- the fliO gene encoding flagellar biosynthetic protein FliO — protein sequence MLKKIILFFLLFVSITSFVQVEAAPSVTECLENPKNCETDQEKPEEENQEDQQQDQDSVTKIEEESSQEGPSLFLNFIKLILALGFILALIYFLLKFVNKRNKMFQRVRTLENLGGLSLGANKSMQIVRIGDKVFVVGVGDNIELLTEITDEATLQELKTKEELPEFNPSNLITSLLNKTKNKTGNPAQDSPKKQEFQQAFQSELSKVKSIRNQLMDRRKNRGEDNHE from the coding sequence ATGTTGAAAAAAATCATCTTGTTCTTTCTCTTGTTCGTTTCAATAACGTCTTTTGTCCAAGTGGAAGCTGCACCAAGTGTAACGGAATGCTTGGAAAACCCAAAAAACTGTGAAACGGACCAAGAGAAGCCTGAAGAAGAAAATCAAGAGGACCAACAACAAGATCAAGATTCCGTAACAAAAATCGAAGAAGAATCCAGTCAGGAAGGACCGAGTCTTTTCCTAAATTTTATAAAGTTAATTTTAGCTTTAGGATTTATTCTGGCACTCATATATTTTCTTTTAAAGTTTGTTAACAAACGAAATAAGATGTTTCAACGAGTTCGTACACTGGAAAACTTAGGCGGTCTATCTCTTGGGGCGAATAAATCGATGCAAATCGTTCGTATCGGAGATAAGGTTTTTGTAGTGGGTGTAGGAGATAATATTGAATTGCTCACGGAAATAACAGACGAAGCAACTCTTCAAGAACTGAAAACGAAAGAAGAGTTGCCAGAGTTTAATCCGAGCAACTTGATTACTTCACTGTTAAACAAAACAAAAAACAAAACTGGAAATCCAGCTCAAGATTCACCAAAAAAACAAGAATTTCAACAAGCTTTTCAAAGTGAGCTTTCCAAAGTTAAATCGATTCGAAACCAGTTGATGGACCGACGAAAAAATAGGGGCGAAGACAATCATGAATGA
- the fliP gene encoding flagellar type III secretion system pore protein FliP (The bacterial flagellar biogenesis protein FliP forms a type III secretion system (T3SS)-type pore required for flagellar assembly.), translating into MNEFIDIFSGSDPTDVSTSVKLLLLLTVFSLAPSILILMTSFTRIIIVLSFVRTSLATQQMPPNQVLIGIALFLTFFIMAPTFHEINDKALTPLFNEEISLDEAYDEASIPLKEFMAKHTRQKDLALFMNYAQMERPETIQEIPMTTLVPAFAISELKTAFQMGFMIFIPFLVIDMAVASVLMSMGMMMLPPVMISLPFKILLFILVDGWYLITHSLLQGF; encoded by the coding sequence ATGAATGAATTTATTGATATTTTTTCTGGCTCCGATCCAACCGACGTGTCGACATCTGTTAAGCTTCTGCTATTATTGACGGTTTTTTCATTAGCACCCAGTATTTTAATATTGATGACTTCTTTTACACGTATTATTATCGTCTTATCATTTGTAAGAACGTCTTTGGCAACCCAACAAATGCCACCTAACCAAGTGTTAATAGGGATTGCTTTATTTCTAACCTTTTTCATCATGGCGCCGACATTTCATGAAATTAATGACAAAGCTTTAACTCCTTTATTTAATGAGGAAATCTCTTTGGATGAAGCCTATGATGAGGCAAGCATCCCGTTAAAGGAGTTCATGGCCAAACATACAAGGCAAAAGGATTTAGCTTTGTTTATGAATTATGCGCAGATGGAAAGGCCGGAAACCATTCAGGAAATTCCGATGACTACGCTTGTGCCGGCATTTGCTATTAGTGAGCTGAAAACAGCATTCCAAATGGGGTTTATGATTTTTATTCCATTTCTCGTTATTGATATGGCAGTGGCTAGTGTTCTTATGTCCATGGGGATGATGATGTTACCGCCAGTTATGATTTCATTACCGTTTAAGATTTTATTATTCATATTAGTAGATGGCTGGTATTTAATCACACATTCTTTATTGCAAGGATTCTAA
- the fliQ gene encoding flagellar biosynthesis protein FliQ produces the protein MSGEFVISLAEQGIYTVLVITAPVLILALVVGLIVSIFQATTQIQEQTLAFIPKIVAVLVGLVFFGPWMLTKMVEFTANLFENLNKFVG, from the coding sequence GTGAGCGGAGAATTTGTTATTTCTTTAGCGGAACAAGGTATTTATACAGTACTAGTCATTACAGCCCCTGTTCTTATTTTAGCTTTGGTCGTAGGACTTATCGTTAGTATTTTTCAAGCCACTACACAAATCCAGGAACAAACCCTAGCTTTTATTCCTAAGATTGTTGCTGTTCTAGTTGGGTTAGTTTTTTTTGGCCCATGGATGCTCACGAAAATGGTGGAGTTTACAGCAAATCTATTCGAAAATCTAAACAAGTTCGTAGGATAA
- the fliR gene encoding flagellar biosynthetic protein FliR — MLELIDFTKFPGFLLVFMRVTAFFVTVPIFSYRNVPTSFKVGFSLFLSWIMFYTIPIPEIAFNMTFILLVVKEALVGLLIGLVAYMIMAAIQIAGGLIDFQMGFAIANVMDPQTGAQSPLTGQYFYTIAMLFLLAVNGHHLLIDGIFYSYQTVPIDAMIAFGDQGIAEFAMRTLSKLFIIAFQMAMPIVGCLFLVDVALGIVARTVPQLNVFVVGLPLKIFVSFFLLVVSMGIYFTLVRSLFEYATESMRGLMLLFGGA; from the coding sequence ATGTTAGAGTTAATTGATTTTACAAAGTTTCCTGGATTTTTACTCGTCTTTATGCGTGTCACAGCATTTTTTGTAACAGTTCCTATATTCTCTTATCGGAACGTTCCTACATCTTTTAAAGTAGGTTTTAGTCTTTTTTTATCATGGATTATGTTTTATACCATTCCAATACCAGAGATAGCGTTCAATATGACGTTTATTCTACTCGTAGTAAAAGAAGCTCTCGTTGGGTTATTAATTGGTCTTGTCGCTTACATGATTATGGCTGCCATACAAATCGCAGGAGGATTAATTGACTTCCAAATGGGATTTGCCATAGCCAACGTCATGGATCCACAAACCGGTGCACAAAGTCCATTAACTGGGCAATATTTCTATACCATTGCCATGTTATTTTTGTTAGCAGTGAATGGGCATCACTTATTAATTGATGGGATATTTTACAGCTACCAAACCGTGCCGATTGATGCGATGATAGCATTTGGGGACCAAGGAATTGCAGAGTTTGCGATGCGGACATTAAGCAAGCTGTTCATCATTGCTTTTCAAATGGCGATGCCGATTGTAGGATGTTTATTCTTGGTTGACGTAGCACTCGGAATTGTAGCCCGTACGGTTCCACAACTTAATGTGTTTGTAGTCGGGTTGCCGTTAAAGATTTTTGTGAGTTTCTTTTTACTTGTTGTTTCGATGGGTATTTATTTTACGCTCGTTCGTAGTTTATTTGAATACGCGACGGAATCAATGCGAGGATTAATGCTACTCTTTGGAGGTGCTTAG
- the flhB gene encoding flagellar biosynthesis protein FlhB, protein MELRLDLQFFAGEKTEKATPKKRQDARKKGQVAKSQEVSTAILLFFIFLTFVVTGGFMKDIMLAFFRTSFSEYVLLDVTEKTVEHIFLESTIEISKALAPIMGIALIVGVASNLAQVGFLYTTEPLKAKLNKLDPIQGAKRIFSVRALVELVKSILKIAVVGCVTFAILWMNKEEMMLLSHKDVQSALAFFGNITIQMGLAASVALLILAVFDYAYQKFDHEKNLRMSKNDIKDEYKNIEGNPLIKSKIKEKQRQMAMRRMMSEIPQADVVITNPTHYAIAIKYDETKADAPYVVAKGVDFVAFRIREVAKANDVMLVENRPLARALYAQVEIGQAIGEDFFQQVAEILAYVYSIEQKANKS, encoded by the coding sequence ATGGAGCTTCGGTTAGATTTACAGTTTTTTGCTGGAGAGAAGACAGAAAAAGCAACTCCAAAAAAGCGGCAGGATGCTAGAAAGAAAGGGCAAGTTGCCAAAAGTCAGGAAGTAAGTACAGCGATTCTTTTATTCTTTATTTTCCTAACGTTTGTCGTTACTGGTGGCTTTATGAAAGACATCATGTTGGCGTTCTTTCGGACCTCCTTTTCGGAATATGTGTTGTTAGATGTAACAGAAAAAACGGTTGAACATATTTTCTTAGAATCTACAATTGAAATCAGTAAGGCGCTTGCTCCTATTATGGGGATTGCCCTTATCGTGGGGGTAGCTTCAAACCTTGCTCAAGTCGGTTTTCTTTATACGACGGAACCACTTAAAGCAAAGCTAAACAAGCTTGATCCGATTCAAGGGGCAAAACGAATTTTTTCTGTTCGCGCTTTAGTGGAGCTTGTAAAGTCTATTCTAAAAATTGCAGTTGTAGGATGCGTAACCTTCGCCATCCTTTGGATGAACAAAGAAGAAATGATGCTTTTATCTCATAAGGACGTACAGTCCGCATTGGCCTTTTTCGGAAACATTACGATACAAATGGGGCTTGCAGCCTCGGTTGCTTTACTCATATTAGCTGTATTCGATTATGCTTATCAGAAATTTGACCATGAAAAAAATCTTCGGATGTCAAAAAATGACATTAAAGATGAATATAAAAATATTGAAGGAAATCCACTAATTAAGTCGAAAATAAAAGAAAAACAAAGACAAATGGCGATGCGGAGGATGATGAGTGAAATACCTCAAGCAGATGTGGTCATTACGAACCCGACTCACTATGCAATAGCCATTAAGTACGATGAAACGAAAGCAGATGCCCCTTATGTTGTTGCTAAAGGTGTCGATTTCGTAGCCTTTCGAATCCGAGAGGTTGCCAAAGCAAATGATGTCATGTTGGTAGAGAATCGACCTCTAGCAAGAGCATTATATGCACAGGTCGAAATCGGACAAGCGATTGGAGAAGACTTCTTCCAACAGGTTGCCGAAATTTTAGCCTATGTATATAGCATCGAACAAAAAGCAAACAAAAGTTAG
- the flhA gene encoding flagellar biosynthesis protein FlhA, which yields MKLRDMSVLLAVILIVAMLVVPLPGWILSFLILINISLALLVILVSMNTSSALELSIFPSLLLLLTLFRLGLNVSTTRSILSEADAGGVVETFGTFVIGDNPLVGFVVFLILIIIQFLVITKGSERVSEVAARFTLDAMPGKQMSIDADLNAGMISEHQAKERREKIEQEADFYGAMDGASKFVKGDAIAGIIIVLINIIFGLIIGMVQMDMGFQEAITTYMQLTVGDGLVSQIPALLISTATGIVVTRVTTEGNLGTDITKQLFQFPKLLYIAAGTIFLLGLTPINFFLTASIAAVLAFGGYWLSRVPEAPDLPTELEEEEEASEQMKSSENVVGLLSMDPIEFEFGYALIPLADTNQGGDLLDRIVMIRRQLAIELGIVIPVVRIRDNIQLNPNEYRLKIKGNEVAQGELLLDHFLAMSPGSEDDLLDGIDTVEPAFGLPAKWITEELKDEAELSGYTVVDPPSVVSTHITEVIKRYSHMLLGRQETKQLIDHLKETYPILVEEVTPDPLSIGDVQKVLAKLLRENISIRNLPVIFETLADFGKMTNDADLLAEYARQALSAQITKQYVSNDSSLKVVTISAGVEKLFADHIQQTEHGSYLSLDPDTQQMIMKSVSESVEQLSLQQETPIVLCSPAIRMYVKQLLDRFLPHVVVLSYNELEPNLEVQSVGVVNVA from the coding sequence TTGAAGCTACGTGATATGTCTGTTCTATTAGCGGTTATTTTAATCGTTGCCATGCTCGTTGTACCATTACCTGGATGGATTCTTAGTTTCTTAATTTTAATCAACATATCGCTGGCATTACTCGTTATTCTCGTTTCTATGAATACGAGCAGTGCTTTGGAATTATCTATTTTTCCTTCCCTATTGCTTTTGCTTACTTTGTTTAGACTTGGATTGAATGTATCGACAACGAGATCCATTCTTTCGGAAGCAGATGCAGGTGGAGTAGTAGAGACGTTTGGAACATTTGTAATAGGTGATAATCCGTTAGTAGGTTTTGTTGTATTCTTAATCTTAATCATCATTCAGTTCTTAGTTATCACAAAGGGTTCGGAAAGGGTTTCAGAAGTTGCGGCACGATTTACCCTCGACGCAATGCCAGGAAAACAAATGAGTATTGATGCTGACTTGAACGCTGGTATGATTTCCGAGCATCAAGCAAAGGAACGAAGAGAAAAAATTGAACAAGAAGCCGACTTTTACGGGGCCATGGATGGTGCGAGTAAGTTCGTAAAAGGGGATGCAATTGCTGGTATTATTATCGTTCTTATTAATATTATTTTTGGGTTAATTATCGGAATGGTTCAAATGGATATGGGATTCCAAGAAGCCATTACGACGTATATGCAGCTTACGGTAGGGGATGGCTTGGTGAGTCAGATTCCAGCCTTACTGATTTCCACTGCTACAGGTATTGTCGTAACACGTGTAACGACCGAAGGAAACTTAGGCACAGACATTACGAAACAGCTTTTCCAGTTTCCGAAGCTGTTATATATTGCAGCGGGGACGATTTTCTTACTTGGTCTTACACCGATTAACTTCTTCCTAACAGCTTCCATAGCAGCCGTGTTAGCGTTCGGAGGCTATTGGTTATCGAGAGTTCCAGAAGCACCGGATTTGCCGACAGAATTAGAGGAAGAGGAAGAAGCAAGTGAACAGATGAAATCTTCCGAGAATGTGGTTGGATTGTTAAGTATGGATCCCATTGAATTTGAGTTCGGCTATGCCTTAATTCCGCTAGCTGACACCAATCAAGGGGGAGACTTACTAGATCGAATTGTCATGATTCGTCGCCAATTAGCTATAGAACTAGGAATTGTTATTCCAGTCGTAAGAATAAGAGATAACATCCAATTGAATCCGAATGAGTATCGCTTGAAAATTAAAGGGAACGAAGTGGCACAAGGGGAATTATTGCTAGATCATTTCTTAGCAATGAGCCCTGGCTCGGAAGATGATCTTCTGGATGGAATCGACACGGTAGAACCAGCATTTGGTTTACCTGCAAAATGGATAACCGAAGAATTAAAAGATGAAGCGGAGTTATCTGGATACACCGTTGTAGATCCACCTTCCGTCGTTTCTACTCATATTACAGAAGTAATTAAACGATATTCGCACATGCTATTAGGAAGACAAGAAACGAAACAACTAATTGATCACTTGAAAGAGACGTATCCAATCCTGGTCGAAGAGGTTACTCCAGACCCATTATCGATCGGAGATGTTCAAAAGGTACTAGCTAAGTTACTAAGAGAGAATATCTCAATTCGAAATTTACCAGTGATTTTCGAAACGTTAGCCGATTTTGGAAAAATGACCAATGATGCCGATTTGTTAGCCGAGTATGCGAGACAGGCATTATCTGCGCAAATTACGAAACAATATGTATCAAACGATTCTTCTTTAAAAGTTGTTACAATCTCAGCAGGTGTCGAAAAATTATTTGCCGATCACATTCAGCAAACTGAGCATGGAAGTTATTTATCCTTAGACCCAGATACTCAACAGATGATTATGAAATCCGTTTCCGAAAGTGTGGAACAACTATCGTTACAACAAGAAACACCGATTGTGTTATGTTCTCCAGCTATTCGAATGTATGTGAAGCAATTATTAGATCGCTTTTTACCGCACGTCGTTGTCTTGTCTTATAACGAGTTAGAGCCTAACTTAGAAGTTCAAAGTGTAGGAGTGGTGAATGTCGCATGA
- the flhF gene encoding flagellar biosynthesis protein FlhF, translated as MKVKKFIAPTMPEVMNQIRKDLGADAVILNSKVVLKGGFLGLFKKRNVEVIAALDPAPKKSKEELKLAPTSIVQEVKRKEPPVAEPAPRPVSKPNQQDDLVLKEIKELKAWVAKHGTQPSVYPEAIQSYYEYLLEQEVQKEMAKELMDTVMTDYVESRPDALKQLVSEAVHDKLSKLPFGKQQGNQKFIHFVGPTGVGKTTTIAKIAADQVLNQKKKVAFITMDTYRIAAIDQLRTYSKILEVPLEIAYSLADYQEARKKFSDYDLVLVDTAGRNFRDPAYISQLEEILDVERDFDTYLVLSLTTRTKDLHELVSQFMNIPIKQLIFTKKDETSVYGAILNLCTTYGLGVAYLTNGQDVPDDIEELSVSKICEMIVGDL; from the coding sequence ATGAAGGTAAAAAAATTTATTGCACCAACCATGCCTGAAGTTATGAATCAAATAAGAAAAGACTTAGGGGCCGACGCGGTTATTTTAAATTCAAAGGTCGTACTAAAGGGTGGTTTTTTAGGACTTTTTAAGAAACGGAATGTGGAAGTAATAGCGGCTTTGGATCCTGCACCAAAGAAATCGAAAGAAGAACTGAAGCTTGCCCCGACTTCTATTGTTCAGGAAGTAAAAAGAAAGGAACCACCGGTTGCTGAACCTGCTCCAAGACCTGTTTCAAAACCAAATCAACAGGATGATTTAGTCTTGAAAGAAATTAAAGAACTAAAAGCTTGGGTGGCGAAACACGGAACCCAACCATCTGTTTATCCTGAAGCCATTCAATCGTATTATGAATATCTGCTTGAGCAAGAAGTGCAGAAAGAAATGGCAAAAGAATTGATGGACACCGTGATGACGGACTATGTGGAATCCCGACCAGATGCTTTGAAGCAGCTTGTTTCCGAAGCCGTCCATGATAAGTTATCCAAGTTGCCATTTGGGAAGCAGCAAGGGAACCAAAAGTTTATTCACTTTGTCGGACCAACTGGTGTTGGTAAAACGACTACTATCGCAAAGATTGCTGCGGACCAAGTGTTAAATCAAAAGAAGAAGGTTGCATTCATTACGATGGACACTTATCGTATTGCAGCCATTGATCAACTAAGAACCTACTCCAAGATTTTAGAAGTTCCGTTAGAAATTGCTTATTCGTTGGCAGACTATCAAGAAGCCAGAAAAAAGTTTTCCGATTATGATCTTGTATTGGTAGACACAGCAGGGCGGAACTTTAGAGATCCTGCTTATATAAGCCAACTAGAAGAAATTCTCGACGTAGAAAGAGATTTTGATACCTATTTAGTATTATCCCTGACGACGAGAACGAAGGATTTACATGAACTAGTAAGTCAATTCATGAATATACCAATCAAACAACTCATCTTTACAAAAAAGGATGAAACCTCCGTATATGGAGCCATTCTAAATCTTTGTACGACGTATGGATTAGGAGTAGCGTATCTTACGAATGGGCAGGACGTGCCTGATGACATAGAGGAATTATCCGTCTCAAAAATTTGTGAAATGATAGTTGGTGACTTATAA
- a CDS encoding MinD/ParA family protein, whose product MSDQAAELRKRIDELRSIKQAKTIAIISGKGGVGKSNFALNFSLALSQKGKSVLIFDLDIGMGNIDILLGVSAKYSIVHLFDEHLSIEDIIEQGPHNLSYIAAGSGLVDIFSMDEEKFQYFLGEFKKLINSYDYILFDMGAGVTEGSMYFMLAADECFVVTTPEPTSLTDAYAIIKHITQKNKDMNIRLLVNRALNHKNGLNTMNRLQHVIKRFLNVQVNPLGILPDDRTVSEAVVSQVPFLLFDQKSSVARAITQIADQYTGQDINIEKKVPSFFLSKLRKFIKER is encoded by the coding sequence ATGAGCGATCAAGCTGCAGAGTTACGAAAGCGTATCGATGAGTTGCGTTCCATAAAGCAAGCGAAAACCATTGCCATTATCAGTGGTAAGGGTGGAGTCGGTAAGTCAAATTTTGCTTTGAATTTCTCTTTAGCTTTATCTCAGAAAGGAAAAAGTGTCCTTATTTTTGATTTAGATATAGGAATGGGTAACATCGACATCTTGTTAGGGGTTTCTGCAAAGTATTCCATTGTTCATTTATTTGATGAACACTTGTCCATTGAGGACATTATAGAGCAAGGCCCTCATAACCTATCCTATATTGCAGCGGGTTCAGGATTGGTCGATATCTTTTCGATGGATGAAGAAAAGTTTCAGTATTTTCTAGGAGAGTTCAAGAAACTGATTAATAGCTATGACTACATCCTTTTTGATATGGGTGCTGGGGTCACAGAAGGAAGTATGTACTTTATGCTTGCTGCTGATGAATGCTTTGTTGTCACAACACCAGAACCGACCTCTTTAACCGATGCCTATGCTATTATTAAACATATAACTCAAAAAAATAAGGATATGAACATCCGGTTACTGGTTAATCGAGCACTTAACCATAAAAATGGATTGAATACGATGAATCGTTTGCAGCATGTCATTAAACGATTTCTAAATGTTCAAGTCAATCCTTTAGGGATTCTCCCAGATGACCGAACAGTAAGTGAAGCTGTTGTTAGTCAAGTCCCTTTCCTCTTGTTTGACCAGAAGTCATCGGTGGCGAGGGCTATTACACAGATAGCAGATCAATACACGGGACAAGACATCAACATAGAGAAAAAGGTTCCATCCTTCTTCCTATCAAAATTAAGAAAGTTCATCAAAGAGAGGTAG
- a CDS encoding protein-glutamate methylesterase/protein-glutamine glutaminase: protein MKTIEVLVVDDSAFMRKMISNILNADSRMRVVGIAPNGEEALAKVQSLKPDVITLDVEMPVMDGISTLKRLMSEHPIPVVMLSSLTSKGAEKTLQAISLGAVDFIEKPSGSISLDIQKIEKEIQSKVFAAANANVKPSAPRETLRKRPEITIRPQSVGTLDKVIVGIGTSTGGPRALQQVLTQIPKNFPAPIVVVQHMPPGFTKSLAERLNTLSDIQVKEAQNGERLENGVAYIAPGGYHLRVRKIGSTLAAHLDQDEPRSGHRPSVDTLFESLAEQNVCKVISVIMTGMGADGSKGLKLIKQKHPSSISIAESERTSVVYGMPQAAFKTNLVDHVEDVDAISHSLVQQIEKVMRRSQ from the coding sequence ATGAAGACCATTGAAGTATTGGTGGTAGATGATTCTGCTTTTATGAGGAAGATGATTTCCAATATATTAAATGCAGATTCGCGAATGAGAGTTGTTGGGATAGCACCAAATGGGGAGGAAGCACTGGCGAAGGTTCAGAGCTTAAAACCAGATGTCATTACACTTGATGTGGAAATGCCTGTCATGGACGGGATTTCCACACTAAAAAGGCTGATGAGTGAGCACCCGATACCTGTCGTGATGTTATCTAGCTTAACATCCAAAGGTGCCGAAAAAACACTACAAGCCATTTCCTTAGGTGCCGTTGATTTTATAGAAAAGCCATCTGGATCCATTTCATTAGATATTCAAAAAATTGAAAAAGAGATACAGTCGAAGGTGTTTGCTGCAGCAAATGCTAATGTAAAACCTAGTGCGCCTAGAGAAACGCTGAGGAAAAGACCTGAAATCACCATTCGTCCACAGTCTGTTGGTACACTTGACAAAGTGATTGTAGGAATTGGAACATCTACAGGGGGGCCGAGGGCTTTACAACAAGTGCTTACCCAAATACCAAAGAACTTTCCAGCACCAATAGTAGTTGTGCAACATATGCCTCCTGGCTTCACAAAGTCATTGGCAGAACGATTAAACACGTTATCTGATATTCAAGTGAAAGAAGCTCAGAATGGGGAACGCCTAGAAAATGGAGTAGCCTACATAGCTCCTGGTGGCTACCATCTGCGTGTTAGAAAAATTGGTTCTACATTAGCAGCTCATTTAGATCAAGACGAACCTAGAAGTGGACATCGACCATCGGTTGATACCTTATTTGAATCTTTAGCAGAACAGAATGTATGTAAAGTAATTTCCGTTATTATGACGGGAATGGGGGCAGATGGATCAAAAGGTCTCAAACTCATTAAGCAAAAACATCCATCATCCATATCCATTGCAGAATCAGAAAGAACCTCTGTCGTGTATGGAATGCCACAAGCGGCTTTTAAAACCAATTTAGTAGATCATGTAGAAGATGTGGATGCCATCAGTCATTCCCTTGTACAACAAATAGAGAAAGTAATGAGGAGGAGCCAGTGA